AAATTGTAGAAGTTTCTTTCGTTCAAAGACATACAAAGAAATAACAAGCACTAGTAATGTGGCAAAATAAAGAATAGAGAAACTGACCATCAATAATGTACTTACATTCATGATCACTAATGACATGTGTTCCATTTATTCTAGCCTGTCCACATTGTAACACATTTTTCTGACCTTACCAATAACCAGCACAGTTGCACAACAATCCTTTAGACGGTTGAAACACAGAGTCCTACCTTCATTATACAATGAGCGAGGATAGATTGTCTGGGTTAGCTTTGTTCTCCACTAAAAGACAGTTGGCTACCAAGGTGAATTACAATAAAGTACTGTAAGCTCACTTATCCAAATTATGTTTGACAAAAACTTTGTGAATTTAGTTTCACAAAATTTTGGTAGTTTGTTTCCATTATTGGGGTAGTTCTTTTTTGCAGTTTTGAGGCTGCAATATCTCTCTAACCATGCAGTAGCCAGTTGAATTTTGCCGACTTTCTGGGTGCTTGCACTGGTGGTGGCAGGGAATAACATGACATGAATAACTTTAAATGTAAGATGTTCATAATGCCACTGCTCCCtgagcctctctgagggggggaccaggtcctggctcgtggtccttggtaggccaataagaacttcatgactgatggcacctagtagtatggcactGAATCACTAATAGCTTGAGGGAGCCACAAGAGGCTGCTCCTAGAAACTGTACTCTTAATGCTATAACTGGAAAGTCTGGAATAGATTGTGGTGCCAAGGATAGTtcccagagaacacaaattattgAAGGATACATGTTAAGTCATACTGTACTTACCCTACACACACTACAAGTGCCTGGGGTTAGACCTCCTACCACAACAACTTGTGTTGGTTGGATACACGCTGCAGTCGCAGGGGGAGCTTGCTGAGTAGCTATAACAACTCCAGGCTGTTGAGTGTGGATTACTGAAGCTGGAGGAGGCTGAGCATACGAGGCAGGTGGCTGAGGATACGAGGCAGGTGGCTGAGCATACGAGGCAGGTGGCTGAGCATACGAGCCAGCAGTGGGTGGCTGATTATATCCACCACCtggaggtgagtatggtggtggaggTTCAGGATATGGTGGATTGTATAACCCAGCTTCTTGTGGGTGATTATAGTCTTCAAATGAATTTAAAGGCCTCTTTTCATCAGTAGTTTGCAGATTACAAGGATctgctggtggtgctgatggAGCCCCAATGTTTGGATAAAGATCCTGAAAATACAAATGTACTGTACAATACTGGACATGTTTTTCAGTGGTACGTGGAAGATATCCCAAGTCCCTTAAATCaagcatattattattattcaaacaTTAAAAAATATTCATAACACTAGTCTatttacctcactctgtacatGTACTATACAATATGGATATACAATACAGAATGGAAAAAGGCAACGACTGAAaatgagtgtgggtggtggttgtgaatgtgGGGATGGGAGGTGGGGGGAATTGGCTGTATCAGTGGATGGGTTGTATGCCTACCTCTTGGTGTCTATGGAGGAGTGAAATCCATCTTTTATGCACTGCCTCCTCGTCATCTATACCTGGTATGCCAATCAAGTTCATCACATTTTTTCTTAAATATGTGGCTGGAAATGCCTGGAAATGACCACCTGTATATTCCACTGATGTCCTTTTATCTTACCTCCCGGGCATGCAGCCCGGCAAACTTCTAGACAGTAAAATACACTACCTCAGGGACAGAAACCCCCCAACAAAACGAGATAAAGATGCATCTTCATGCAAAACATCATAGAATGCTCAACTAATGTACTGCTAGAATCAAGTCAATTCCAGAAATGTACTTCAATGATAGTGCCAGAGGAGGAAGTGAGCAAATACGGACTGGGAGGAAAAATAAAATAAGcctccacaaaaaaaaaaaaaaaaactctggcCAAGATGGTGCAAGGCCACAAAAGGGAAGATGGCATCCTTGACCCTCCTCAAACAAGCTATTAAAACACTAAATACCTTTCCCTGACACAGGAGGAAAAGAAGGAAGAGCCATATAGCCTACATCCCACCTAAGGTTCAAAAGCAGAAATGCTATGCAAACGATCTCAAATAAGAGAAGCTCAACTTCTCAACCAGTTTGGAAGAATAGCAAGAAATATCGTACCTCATTTAACAAATTTCACTCGCATTTCTCCATATGACATTTGAAAGATGACAAAATACGATATTTGTGTGTTTTGCATCTATTGTAAATTCTAAATACTGAATCACACAGTATAAGCCTTTCATGAGTCTCTCCTAAATATTGTACATCATCCTACTAAATTTCTTGAACAAGTCATGTATGTTAGCTTACTTGTTCTTTAGTATTAAATGTTTACTCAATTAAACTCATCAACAATTTCATCAACAATTTAACTGAATTATCTTGAAGTAAGCCCAAAACtctctgtgtactagtggcttcatTAAATGTgcatttaatttattaaattaaatctttattaaatctTTATGCAATAATAAATAAGCAACCACTATCATGCTGTGCTGTATATTTTTAATAAAGTTAttatcattaattattattataaaaacagGAAGGGAGAATGAATACAAAACCTAGGGACTTTTAGCTCCTCAAAAGTTGAACCCCAATAAATCCCTGTACAGTATTGCATATAATGAAACCCCTTTCTGGTAGTCCCTCTGTGGCTCCCCAAGCTGCCTACCTGGTAAATAGGAGCCGCTTCATATTGGCCCTATAGGCCTTatgcagtttccttaattcttagCTCTTGCCTTATGTTATAGCAATTAAAGCAAATATCCAACCCATGCTGCtccacaggatgacctggacaaactgaaaacATGGCCAAAACAGTGGCAGGTAGAGTTTCACTCAAACATTTGCAAACTAATAGAGCTCAGTGCTGGCAACAGTTGGCCAGCTTTCCCtcaaagcccacatcaaaaggacatCATGCACATGCAGGGTTAGCCAAAATAAAAACAGTCTTTAGAAACATGAATTTTGAGTCATTTAGCATCATATGAACCATATACACACCATACCAATTTTGGCATATGCAGAGCCAGCATGGAGCCCTTTCTTTATTCATTACTAATTTACTATGTCACTTCTTATTAACTTCAAGATCATGAGAAGCACTGTTTTAATATGCTCTAGCATCTAACAAAAGTATTAAATACAGTATTGACATCAATCTTTTTATACAATAGTATCAAAGAATTTTTATCAGTGTAATAAGGCAGTATTGGTTAAAACTGACATTACTACAGCTCCAAAGAACAGTGTATTTAAATTGAAAGGAAGCAGAAGAGGACATCAGCAAGTCAAGAAATTATAGTATCTTGTATATGTGATCAGAAAACGGAAGGCATAGAAAGAAGTGCTTTTGAAGCACTTCTAACAGTGcttcaagaaaaaaatatgacatGGAACTTGAACATCAAATAATGCAATAAGCATGGCAGGGATAagagaccaggaggcaaaactcaATCTCACAATCTTTGATTTGTAACCACCAATAGGTACTAGCAGGCGAATATAAGCAATGCTGACAGTACTAATACTACCAATGCCAAACAAATACAATCCTCCTTAAAAATAGAACATCACTGTTAGAAAACCAAAGGCAACAATCAATCAGTACTGTACAATAAATGATTCTTGAACAATTACAGTACACAATAGTTATTGTCCCTCTATCCTAAGCTACTCACCGGCTTGTACTTTGGTGGCTGATCCATGTGGCAAGAATTTAAATGTTGCAGTGATGATGACCAATCTATTCTTGCTTTCTGCTGCCAGTTCTGAGAAGAGGATAAATACACAGTATTGTATATCATACAGAACTTTCAATGCATTGAAATGTCACTGTTATAAATGACAAACACACAAAAGGTGGAAATGATGCACCATTTAAAAGTGcatgaaaatatataaataaatatatataaataaataaataaataaataaataaataaataaataattaaataatatatatatatatatatatatatatatatatatatatatatatatatatatatatatatatatatatatatatatatatatatatatatatatatatatatatatatatatatatatatatatatatatatatatatatatatatatatatatatatatatatatatatatatatatatatatatatatatatatatatatatatatatatatatatatatatatatatatatatatatatatatatatatatatatatatatatatatatatatatatatatatatatatatatatatatatatatatatatatatatatatatatatatatatatatatatatatatatatatatatatatatatatatatatatatatatatatatatatatatatatatatatatatatatatatatatatatatatatatatatatatatatatatatatatatatatatatatatatatatatatatatataagtcaggTACGTTTTTGactcacaatcaagaattccgggttcgagtcccgggcaggacagaaatggttgggcaagtTTCCTATCAGCTAATGCATCTGTAAAGATGGACATTATGATGCACATAAT
The DNA window shown above is from Procambarus clarkii isolate CNS0578487 chromosome 82, FALCON_Pclarkii_2.0, whole genome shotgun sequence and carries:
- the LOC123764377 gene encoding uncharacterized protein; translation: MDQPPKYKPDLYPNIGAPSAPPADPCNLQTTDEKRPLNSFEDYNHPQEAGLYNPPYPEPPPPYSPPGGGYNQPPTAGSYAQPPASYAQPPASYPQPPASYAQPPPASVIHTQQPGVVIATQQAPPATAACIQPTQVVVVGGLTPGTCSVCRRGKIKKSPSCCTWICCILLLPCFIIPGIIAYFCCCQKPKCTHCGYSP